GAATACGCCGCCGCCATGGCAAACCTCCTTGAAAAAAGGCGATTCACCAGTTTACGTAGACTGCGCAGAGGGCGATAGACCTATCGCAGATGCGCTCTAAAAGCGCAGGCGACGAACCACGAGGATCACCGTGGCGCACTTAGCGTAGCGTCCTTCCAGCAGGCGAGCGACTTCGACGGCCCAATCGATTTTGGTTTTCGTGGTCCGCGCCGTGGCCTCGCGCCAGCCGCGGAGCGGTTCGGTGAACCTGAAGATGTTCGCCGTGCCGGTGCGATCGTATTCGTAACCGATGCGTTGCGCGTGTCGCTTCGTGGCGGGAATCGGCGGTCGCGTTTCTTTCACCAACTGCACGGGCTGGTCCATGTCCGCCTTCAACAACATCTGCGCGGGACGCGCCTTCTGACTCGATCCCTTCAACTGCTTGACCACGTCACGCGACGTCCGGCGCTCCTCCGCCGTCAGCCGCACGATATACTTCTTGTTCATGGGGCACCTCCGTGTTATCGGAAGTTTCCCAAAAGGTAACTATCAAGCCAACCCAAACTTCAGGGTTTGAAGGAGCACGCGTGTCGTAGCGCCTACCCTCGCTCAGGACCATGCGCGCCGCAAAAAGCTGATCCAATTGCCGTGCATGATCTTTTCGACATCCGCGGTGGGATAGCCGCTTTGTTCCAGCAGCTTCGTGAATTTGGCAAGATCCGCGATCGTGTCGAGATCGCGCGGGGATTGTTCGCGGCCGAAGCCGCCGTCGAGGTCGGACCCGAGGCCGCAATGATTGGCATTGCCTGCGAGTTGGCAGACGTGATCGATGTGATCGACGGCACTGGCCAGACTCACGCCTGATTCATCCGGCGTCGATTGGCCGCGCAACCAATTGGGAGTTAACATCCAGGCGTCGAGCACGGCGCCGATCACCGCGCCGCGTGCGATCAAGGCGCGCAGTTGCTCGTCGCCAAATTGCCGCACGCCTGGCACCAGCGCTCGGCAATTGTTATGGCTGGCCCAAACGGGGCCCTGGAATACGTCGAGGGCTTCCCAGAAGCTTTCATCACAGAGATGCGTAGCGTCGAGAATGATGCCCAGCTCATCCATCGCACGCAGCAGTTCACGACCTTCCGGCGTGAGGCCGCCAGTGGCGTTGGTGCCTTGTGCGTAGCGTCCCGGGCCGTAGTGAGCAGGGCCGATCGCCCGCAGACCTTGTGCATAGGCGGCTTCCAGATATTCCAGGCCGCGGATCGAGTCGGCGCCTTCCAGGCTCAAGATGTAGCCGATTGGCGCGTCGGCCGGTGGCGATGCGATTGGATCGTCCGCGTGCCAGAGTGCCAGATGCTGATCCAGCCCCGGCAGATCGACAATTTGCTTCATCTCCCCGGCCGCTTCCATCGCACGATACCACGACAGTTGCCCTTGCGTGACGGACCAGGCAATTTCCGGACTTCGCCAGCCGGGCACCAGGTTCTTCGGCCAGCCCGGCAACTGCTCGCCGGGCCGGGTGTACCTTGCCAGCATCGTCGCCACGCAGAGCCCGACGCGCCCGCGCCGCATCTCGGGGAGTGCGACGGTACTCAGGCCGCGATCGACCTTGTCGGTGAGCCCGTTTTCGGCGGCTCTGATCGCCTCGATCGGCTGGCTCAGATCCCGGTTCCACTCCAAGGCGTTCATGCCGAGATCGAGGTGGGCGTCAAGTATGAACATCGCGTTGTACCGGGGTAAAGTCAGCGAAAGTGGCGGGACGCGTCATGCTACCGACCGCACGGCTTCAAGTTAACCCGCTCAACTTTCGGAGTCCGGCCGGCCTGCCCTGGGTCGGCACGCAATCGCTCGCCAGTTGCAAGTGCCGCGCGGTCCCGTTACGCTCACCAGTTCATCGCGACCCATGTTGGAGAAGGCAATCATGTTTCAAGCTCGTTTCGCGCGCATCGTGGCGATCGTAGTTTTGGCCTCCCTGCCGAGCGCCCTGTCACGTGGCGCGGAGCCCTTGGCCGTCGAAGTGAAAACCGACGTCGAATACGGCCAAGCCGGTGAGGAAAAGCTGTTGCTCGACCTGTCGACGCCGCCCAAGGGCGATCAACCACGACCCGGTTTGATCTTCATTCACGGCGGCGGCTGGGCTGGCGGTAGCAAGAACGACTTCGCCGGTCTGGCGAAGGACTTCGCCGCCGAGGGTTACGTCGTGGCGAACGTGAATTATCGCCTCGCCCCGAAGCATGTTTTCCCCGCGCAAGTCGAGGACTGCAAATGCGCCGTCCGCTGGATGCGGGCGCATGCCGAGGAGTTGGGTCTCGATCCGGAACGAATCGGCGCCATCGGCGGTTCCGCCGGGGGGCACCTGGCGCTGATGCTCGGCGTGATGGACTCGGGCGACGGGCTCGAAGGGGATGGCGGCTGGGCCGATCAATCGAGCAAGGTTCAGGCCGTGGTAAACTACGTCGGCCCGTCGGACTTGCTGGGCACATTGCCGGTGATCTCGCAAAACATTCTCACGAACTTTCTGGGCGGCAAGCGCGAAGAAAAACACGATGCCGCGGTGAAAGCGTCGCCGGTCACGTATGTAAATGAAGGCGACGCGCCGAGTTTAACCTTCATGGGCACGAAAGACCCGCTCGTGCCGCACGATCAAGGTGTGATCCTCGCCAACAAACTCACCGAAGCGAAGGTGCCCGGTCGCGTGGAATTCATCCTCGGCGCCGGCCACGGCTTCGCGCCCGAGGAGATGCATCGCACACTCCAGGCGTCGAAGGAGTTCTTGAAGGAACAGTTGAAGGGCGAGAGTGACGAATGAGAATCTGAAAACTGAACGCTGAAAACTTCACACTTCAAACTCCCCCCATGTCTTCCGCTGAAAATCGACCCGCGCCGCGTTGGCAGCCGTTGCCGCCCTTGGATCGGCGCGTCGCCGCCGTGTTGGTGGAAAAGGCTAAGACGACGCCGGACGCCTATCCGATGTCGATCAACGCCTTGCGCGCCGGATGCAACCAGAAGAACAATCGCGACCCGGTGATGGAGGTCGACGAAGACGCCGTACAGGAATCGCTCGATCGGCTGCGGGGCGTCGGGCTAGTCGCCGAGGTGCAAGGCGGAGGGCGCGTGCCGCGCTATCGCCACTACATGTACGACTGGCTCGGTGTCGATAAGGTCGAAGTGGCAGTGATGACGGAGTTGTTGCTGCGTGGCGAGCAGACCGAAGGCGAGTTGCGTGGCCGCGTGTCGCGGATGGAGCCGATCGCCGATTTGCCGGCGCTCCGCGCGGTGCTCAATGCGCTCAAGGCCAAAGGACTGGTGATCGCGCTGTCGCCCGAGGGACGCGGCTACGTGGTGACTCATGCCCTCTATCCGCCGCGCGAACTGGAACGGCTGAAAAGCGATTTTCAACGCGTTCACGGCGCCGACTTCGCCGAGCCGGCCGAACCGGCACCAGCGCCGGTCCGGACCTCGCCTCCAGCCGTCGCTGCGCCCGTTCCACATTACGCACCGGTCGCTCAGCCAGTGCCGACGCCGGAAGGACTGGCGGACCTGCGCCGCGACGTGAGTGAGTTGAAACAACAGGTGGCGGCACTACGCGACGAGCTGTCGACGGTTCGTTCGCAATGCGACTCGCAGCAGCGCGAGTTGGAATCGCTACGCTCGGCGCTCGGCGGTTGATGCTGGTCACACACCTTTCGGCACGGCCCAATGCCCTTCCCGGTATTGCCGGTGAAGCAGTGCGTTCGCAGCTTCGTCAGCGACGATTTGCTCTTGGTCTGGATCGAACGTCAGGGCTCGGCCGACCCGCGTTGCAATGTTCGCCAGATGGCAAAGCGTCGCCGAGCGATGGCCGATTTCGATATCGGCGTTCGGCCGGCCGCCGTTGCGCACGCAATCAATGAAGTTGCGGTGATGATCCAGCAAATTGGGCGACCCATCGACCGATTCGACCAGCTTGTCGCGCGGGCCGTAGAGTTGATAGCCGTGGCTATGACCCAGGATCAGATAGCCTTCCGTTCCAAAAAACGCCGCCCCGTTTTCATAACCGTGCAGCTTGTACGGGGACCAAATGCGTTGCTCAAAGACGAGCTGCTTCGGCCGCCCGTTGTGAGCCGTGGGATATTCGTACACGATCTGCTGCGTGTCCGGGAATTGCTGGTCGTCGTCGAAGAAGTATTTCCCGCCGAGCGCGACCACGCGGGACGGATGCGTTTCGACTCCGAGGCCCCACCAGGCGAGGTCGATATCGTGAACGCCGTCGTTACCGATATCGCCGACGCCGAAGTCGTACCACCAGCGCCAGATGCCATGCAACAGTGTCTTTCGATACGCCGTTTGTGGCGCGGGGCCGAGCCACAGGTCGAAGTCCAAGCCGGCCGGCGGCTCCGTCGGCTCGGCGCGACCGATGTTGCCGCGCAGTTGACTGTTCCAGGCTTTGGCGACGAGTACTTCGCCGATCGCCCCGGAACGCAGTCGCTCCATCGCGCTCAACACATGCGGGGCGCTGCGGCTTTGCGTACCGACCTGCACGACGCGGTTATTGCGCCGCGCCGCTTCGATCATCAAGCGCCCCTCGCGGACGTTATGGCAACAAGGCTTTTCGACATAAACATGTTTGCCGGCGTCGAGCGCGAGAATCGTC
The DNA window shown above is from Planctomycetia bacterium and carries:
- a CDS encoding Gfo/Idh/MocA family oxidoreductase, with translation MNNRRQFMHAIGQSAAIAAASQAILAATAGPNDRLRVGLIGPGGMGSSHLRQLGEQQDVEIAYVCDVDAERLAAAARTAEEMTGRRPEAVTDLRRVLDDKSVEAVWIATPDHWHAPATILALDAGKHVYVEKPCCHNVREGRLMIEAARRNNRVVQVGTQSRSAPHVLSAMERLRSGAIGEVLVAKAWNSQLRGNIGRAEPTEPPAGLDFDLWLGPAPQTAYRKTLLHGIWRWWYDFGVGDIGNDGVHDIDLAWWGLGVETHPSRVVALGGKYFFDDDQQFPDTQQIVYEYPTAHNGRPKQLVFEQRIWSPYKLHGYENGAAFFGTEGYLILGHSHGYQLYGPRDKLVESVDGSPNLLDHHRNFIDCVRNGGRPNADIEIGHRSATLCHLANIATRVGRALTFDPDQEQIVADEAANALLHRQYREGHWAVPKGV
- a CDS encoding DUF480 domain-containing protein; this encodes MSSAENRPAPRWQPLPPLDRRVAAVLVEKAKTTPDAYPMSINALRAGCNQKNNRDPVMEVDEDAVQESLDRLRGVGLVAEVQGGGRVPRYRHYMYDWLGVDKVEVAVMTELLLRGEQTEGELRGRVSRMEPIADLPALRAVLNALKAKGLVIALSPEGRGYVVTHALYPPRELERLKSDFQRVHGADFAEPAEPAPAPVRTSPPAVAAPVPHYAPVAQPVPTPEGLADLRRDVSELKQQVAALRDELSTVRSQCDSQQRELESLRSALGG
- a CDS encoding membrane dipeptidase translates to MFILDAHLDLGMNALEWNRDLSQPIEAIRAAENGLTDKVDRGLSTVALPEMRRGRVGLCVATMLARYTRPGEQLPGWPKNLVPGWRSPEIAWSVTQGQLSWYRAMEAAGEMKQIVDLPGLDQHLALWHADDPIASPPADAPIGYILSLEGADSIRGLEYLEAAYAQGLRAIGPAHYGPGRYAQGTNATGGLTPEGRELLRAMDELGIILDATHLCDESFWEALDVFQGPVWASHNNCRALVPGVRQFGDEQLRALIARGAVIGAVLDAWMLTPNWLRGQSTPDESGVSLASAVDHIDHVCQLAGNANHCGLGSDLDGGFGREQSPRDLDTIADLAKFTKLLEQSGYPTADVEKIMHGNWISFLRRAWS
- a CDS encoding alpha/beta hydrolase fold domain-containing protein, producing MFQARFARIVAIVVLASLPSALSRGAEPLAVEVKTDVEYGQAGEEKLLLDLSTPPKGDQPRPGLIFIHGGGWAGGSKNDFAGLAKDFAAEGYVVANVNYRLAPKHVFPAQVEDCKCAVRWMRAHAEELGLDPERIGAIGGSAGGHLALMLGVMDSGDGLEGDGGWADQSSKVQAVVNYVGPSDLLGTLPVISQNILTNFLGGKREEKHDAAVKASPVTYVNEGDAPSLTFMGTKDPLVPHDQGVILANKLTEAKVPGRVEFILGAGHGFAPEEMHRTLQASKEFLKEQLKGESDE